Proteins encoded together in one Shewanella acanthi window:
- a CDS encoding ABC transporter permease yields MTFDAASQKADVDKAVVEDAGLLALLRREWAALWQDPWQLALISYIPLLGVLCLWWLFSAGLPRQLPVAIVDQDNSQLSRMLGRQLKANPVTEPQSFSSLPAAVEAMQQAKVYALVVFPKDLKHDLLRGQKPTIDVRYNSQFLLVGKLLSSQIQLSLADGLKQVAGIKQLASGTPKSQVEVNLTPVKSQATALFNRNNNYIGFLVPPVLVALWQLLAMLVMANSLNRELQFTSVNSIDSLTSHFIPKVLAKMLLFTPLFMLQGGFILTWLYHYLALPQAGNLTYLLLAQAFMLMAVWSLVLLVFVLMRDSARVISFCTALFAPAFAFMGVTFPTHEMPQLAQWWRLIMPSSHYMESHVGVVSYGESASSLASQLIGYWPFFCLIPLSLLLARRLFSQGAQPLNEPKNATEKAY; encoded by the coding sequence ATGACCTTTGATGCGGCTAGTCAAAAAGCGGATGTTGATAAAGCGGTGGTAGAAGACGCAGGCCTTTTGGCTTTGCTGCGCCGCGAGTGGGCTGCGCTCTGGCAAGACCCGTGGCAGTTGGCGCTAATCAGTTATATTCCGTTGCTTGGTGTACTGTGCTTGTGGTGGTTATTTAGCGCGGGGCTGCCAAGGCAATTGCCCGTCGCCATAGTGGATCAAGACAATAGCCAGCTTAGCCGAATGTTGGGGCGTCAGCTTAAGGCCAATCCCGTGACTGAGCCGCAGAGTTTTAGCAGCTTACCTGCGGCGGTTGAGGCGATGCAGCAGGCTAAGGTGTATGCATTAGTGGTATTTCCAAAGGATCTTAAACATGATTTGTTAAGGGGGCAGAAACCCACTATCGATGTTCGCTATAACAGTCAGTTTTTATTGGTGGGTAAGTTATTGTCGAGTCAAATTCAGCTGAGTCTCGCCGATGGGTTAAAGCAAGTTGCAGGGATAAAACAGCTCGCCAGTGGTACACCTAAATCTCAAGTGGAGGTGAATCTTACTCCCGTTAAAAGCCAGGCAACGGCGCTATTTAATCGTAATAACAACTACATCGGCTTTTTGGTGCCGCCTGTGCTGGTGGCGCTGTGGCAACTGCTCGCCATGTTAGTGATGGCCAACAGTCTAAATCGCGAATTACAGTTCACTTCGGTTAATAGTATCGACAGCTTAACCAGTCATTTTATCCCTAAGGTACTGGCGAAGATGCTGTTATTCACGCCGCTATTTATGCTGCAGGGCGGCTTTATATTAACTTGGCTCTATCACTACCTTGCGCTGCCTCAGGCGGGTAATCTCACTTATTTGCTGTTAGCACAAGCGTTTATGTTAATGGCGGTGTGGAGCTTAGTGCTGCTAGTGTTTGTGCTGATGCGCGACAGCGCTAGGGTGATTAGCTTTTGCACTGCGCTATTTGCCCCCGCGTTTGCCTTTATGGGGGTGACCTTTCCAACCCATGAAATGCCGCAATTGGCGCAGTGGTGGCGCCTGATTATGCCATCGAGCCATTATATGGAGTCCCATGTGGGTGTGGTGAGTTATGGCGAGAGCGCATCCTCGCTTGCGAGTCAGCTTATCGGTTATTGGCCTTTTTTCTGTTTGATCCCCTTAAGTTTGCTACTGGCAAGAAGGCTATTTTCTCAGGGAGCGCAGCCTTTGAATGAGCCTAAGAACGCTACAGA